The Streptomyces cynarae genome contains a region encoding:
- a CDS encoding LysR family transcriptional regulator, producing the protein MDLRGLECFLAVADHGSVSRAAAHLHMTQPPLTVRLQSLERELGVELLVRHSKGVELTAAGRLLAERARRLFAELAQTREMVRAVGLGTRGRLSVAVGHTVSPRLLARLTGSPRLGPDVDVALTDVSDADVIERVHRREAHAGLLHLPPVEPGQARHAGGRARGLEVAVVARDRLAVVLPERHPAAGFDRVDLATLADDRVVVADAVGEGLAAHVRTAWSSASKASATHHEAGSVAHALALVEAGAGVTLVPMEHTALVWPGLVPRPLRQHTGVVETAVCWRPDEDSPVLRRFLRGALSTPEPDVLGPALGRHEPDATGE; encoded by the coding sequence ATGGACCTGCGTGGGCTGGAGTGTTTCCTCGCGGTCGCCGACCACGGCTCCGTGAGCCGGGCGGCGGCCCATCTGCACATGACGCAGCCTCCCCTCACCGTGCGCCTCCAGTCTCTCGAACGCGAGCTCGGGGTCGAGTTGCTCGTGCGGCACAGCAAGGGAGTGGAGCTGACGGCGGCGGGCCGCCTGCTGGCGGAGCGGGCGCGGCGTCTGTTCGCCGAGCTCGCGCAGACGAGGGAGATGGTCCGCGCGGTCGGCCTGGGCACACGTGGGCGACTGTCCGTCGCGGTCGGCCACACGGTCTCTCCGAGGTTGCTGGCCCGCCTGACCGGTAGTCCGCGCCTCGGCCCGGACGTCGACGTCGCGCTGACCGACGTCTCCGACGCCGACGTCATCGAACGCGTCCACCGACGCGAGGCGCACGCCGGACTGCTGCACCTCCCCCCGGTCGAACCGGGGCAGGCCCGCCATGCCGGGGGGCGGGCGCGTGGTCTGGAGGTGGCCGTCGTCGCCCGCGACCGCCTCGCCGTCGTCCTGCCCGAGCGGCACCCCGCAGCCGGTTTCGACCGTGTCGACCTGGCGACGCTGGCGGACGACAGGGTGGTCGTCGCCGACGCGGTCGGCGAAGGACTGGCAGCCCATGTGCGGACGGCCTGGTCCAGTGCGTCGAAGGCATCCGCCACTCACCACGAGGCCGGGTCGGTCGCACACGCCCTGGCCCTGGTCGAGGCCGGTGCCGGTGTGACGCTCGTGCCGATGGAGCACACGGCCCTGGTGTGGCCCGGCCTGGTGCCGCGCCCGCTGCGCCAGCACACTGGCGTCGTCGAGACCGCCGTGTGCTGGCGTCCGGATGAGGACTCGCCGGTCCTGCGCCGCTTCCTGCGCGGCGCCCTGTCGACCCCGGAGCCCGATGTGCTGGGGCCCGCTCTGGGGCGTCACGAGCCCGACGCGACGGGCGAATAG
- a CDS encoding 3-oxoacid CoA-transferase subunit A, with product MSTTTVTADADEAVAGIEDGSTVLIGGFGMAGMPVTLIDALIRQGAKDLTVVSNNAGNGDQGLAALLAAGRVRRVVCSFPRQHDSWVFDGLYREGRIELEVVPQGNLAERLRAAGAGIGAFYCPTGVGTMLTEGRERRTIDGRDYVLEYPIKGDVALIGAHTADRMGNLVYRKTARNFGPVMATAAKLTIAQVRSVVDTGRLDPESVVTPCIYVDRVLDLSRAAQDQEAS from the coding sequence ATGAGCACCACCACCGTCACCGCGGACGCCGACGAGGCGGTCGCGGGCATCGAGGACGGCTCGACCGTCCTGATCGGCGGCTTCGGCATGGCGGGCATGCCGGTCACCCTCATCGACGCACTCATCCGACAGGGAGCGAAGGACCTCACGGTCGTCAGCAACAACGCGGGCAACGGCGACCAAGGGCTGGCCGCGTTGCTCGCCGCGGGGCGGGTGCGCCGTGTCGTGTGCTCCTTCCCGCGCCAGCACGACTCCTGGGTGTTCGACGGCCTCTACCGCGAAGGCCGCATCGAACTCGAGGTGGTGCCTCAGGGCAATCTCGCCGAACGGCTGCGGGCGGCGGGTGCCGGCATCGGCGCGTTCTACTGCCCCACCGGCGTCGGCACCATGCTCACGGAGGGCCGGGAGAGGCGCACCATCGACGGCCGCGACTACGTCCTCGAATATCCGATCAAGGGTGATGTCGCCCTCATCGGCGCTCACACGGCCGACCGTATGGGCAATCTCGTCTACCGCAAGACCGCACGCAACTTCGGTCCGGTCATGGCCACCGCCGCCAAGCTGACCATCGCCCAGGTCCGCTCCGTGGTCGACACCGGCCGACTCGACCCGGAGTCCGTCGTCACCCCGTGCATCTACGTCGACCGCGTCCTCGACCTCAGCCGCGCCGCCCAGGACCAGGAGGCATCATGA
- a CDS encoding thiolase family protein, translated as MVRVGDSYVYSAVRTPFGRFNGALAESRPDDLAATVLKGALATVPDLDPADIDEVVWGNANGAGEDNRNVGRMAVLLAGLPVSVPATTVNRLCGSGLDAAMIASRLVETCDADIVIAGGVESMTRAPWVLPKPSKAFPAGNVTAVSTTLGWRMVNERMPEEWTVSLGECNEQLQVRFGISRERQDAFAARSHQLADAAWESGFYDRMVVPVEGVGLSRDEGIRPDTTVEKLAGLRPAFRKDGTITAGNASPLNDGASAVVIASAPAAERLGQDPLARIAGRGAHALEPQMFGYAPVEAAAAALRRAGIGWSDVGAVELNEAFAVQSLACVDAWGIDPGIVNVKGGAIAIGHPLGASGGRILGTLAHVLRERNERWGVAAICIGVGQALAVVLENEEAAR; from the coding sequence ATGGTTCGGGTGGGTGACTCATACGTCTATTCGGCGGTTCGCACGCCGTTCGGCCGCTTCAACGGGGCCCTGGCCGAGAGCAGGCCGGACGACCTGGCGGCCACGGTCCTGAAGGGCGCCCTCGCCACCGTCCCTGACCTCGATCCGGCCGACATCGACGAGGTCGTGTGGGGCAACGCCAACGGCGCCGGTGAGGACAACCGCAACGTCGGCCGGATGGCGGTGCTGCTCGCCGGGCTGCCGGTGAGCGTCCCGGCGACGACCGTGAACCGGCTCTGCGGCTCCGGGCTCGACGCCGCGATGATCGCGTCACGCCTAGTCGAGACCTGCGACGCCGACATCGTCATAGCGGGCGGGGTCGAGTCGATGACTCGCGCCCCCTGGGTGCTGCCCAAGCCCTCCAAGGCCTTCCCGGCCGGCAACGTCACCGCCGTCTCGACGACGCTCGGCTGGCGCATGGTCAACGAGCGCATGCCCGAGGAGTGGACGGTCTCCCTCGGGGAGTGCAACGAGCAACTGCAGGTGCGGTTCGGCATCTCGCGGGAACGGCAGGACGCCTTCGCCGCCCGCTCGCACCAACTGGCCGACGCGGCCTGGGAATCGGGCTTCTACGACCGGATGGTGGTGCCCGTCGAGGGGGTCGGACTCAGCCGGGACGAAGGCATCCGACCCGACACCACCGTGGAAAAGCTCGCCGGGCTGCGCCCCGCGTTCCGCAAGGACGGGACCATCACGGCCGGCAACGCCTCGCCCCTGAACGACGGCGCATCGGCCGTCGTCATCGCTTCCGCCCCCGCCGCCGAGCGGCTGGGGCAGGACCCGCTGGCTCGCATCGCCGGACGCGGAGCACACGCCCTGGAGCCGCAGATGTTCGGCTACGCGCCCGTCGAGGCCGCCGCGGCAGCGCTGCGGCGCGCGGGCATCGGCTGGTCCGACGTGGGCGCCGTCGAACTCAACGAGGCCTTCGCCGTGCAGTCCCTGGCCTGCGTCGACGCCTGGGGCATCGACCCCGGGATCGTGAACGTCAAGGGCGGAGCGATCGCCATCGGCCACCCGCTCGGCGCCTCGGGCGGCCGTATCCTCGGCACCCTCGCCCATGTCCTGCGCGAACGGAACGAACGCTGGGGTGTGGCGGCGATCTGCATCGGCGTCGGCCAGGCGCTTGCCGTGGTCCTGGAGAACGAGGAGGCGGCCCGATGA